A window of Kribbella voronezhensis genomic DNA:
TGGAGGACCTGGTCGCCGTCGTCAAGGCCGCCCGGGCCGAAGGGCTCCGGCCGCGAGCCTGTTACGTCATGCCCGACTTCGCCAACCCGTCCGGGCTGAGCCTCGACCTGGAGAGCCGACGGCGGTTGCTGACGGTCGCGGCGGAGCAGGAGCTTCTGCTGCTCGAGGACAACCCGTACGGGCTCTTCCCAGCCGCGGGTGTGGATCGCGTGCCGACGTTGAAGTCGCTCGACACCGAACGCCGGGTGATCTATCTCGGCTCCTTCGCCAAGACTGCCTTGCCCGGTGCTCGCGTCGGCTATGTGGTCGCGGATCAGACCGTGGCCGCGCCGGACGGCTCGGTCGGCCTGCTTGCCGACGAGTTGTCGAAGATCAAGAGCATGGTCACGGTCAACACCTCGGCCGTCGCCCAGGCGGTGATCGGCGGGAAGTTGCTGGCGAACGACTGCAGCCTGGTCGCCGCGAACCAGCGCGAGCGGGCGATCTACGCGGACAACCTGCGCGCGGTGACCGACGGTCTGGCCGCCCGCTTCCCCGGTGGCGAGGTGACCTGGACCGTTCCGTCCGGCGGCTTCTTCGTCGTCGTCACGGTCCCGTTCGCGGTGGACGACGCGTTGCTCGAGAAGTCGGCCCACGAGTACGGCGTGCTGTGGACGCCGATGAGCCACTTCTACGACGGCGACGGCCCGATCACCGCACTGAGGCTCTCCTGCAGTTCGGTCACTCCGGACCAGATCGATGCCGCACTGAACCGCCTGGCCGCGCTCATCACTGATCAGCTCTGAATTGGTCCTCTCGCCGGGTTGAGAACTGGATCTGTAGGGGAGACCGGTTCGCTTCTACCGTGAAGGTATGACTGAGATCGCGTGTGAGGCACCCCTGCTCCCCGTTGTGGCGCGGCGGGAGCGCCTCGTCACCCGGCAGTTCGCGCTCCTGCTGCTGATGGTGCTCGGCTCCGGGTTGAGCATGTACCTGCTCACCTCGGTCGTGCCGCTCTACCTCGCGGCGAACGGCGCCGGCGGTGTCGGGGCCGGCCTGTCGACCGGCGCGATGATGCTCTCAGCGGTCGCGGTGGAACTGCTGGTACCGCGGATGCTGGGCCGCTTCGGCTACCGCGGCACCCTCGGCCTCGGCTTGGTCCTTCTCGGTGCGCCCTCGCTGGTACTGCTGCTGACCGCCTCGCTTCCGGCCGTCCTGGCCGTCTGCGTGGTGCGCGGTGGCGGCCTGGCGATCATGGTCGTCGGCGCTGTCGCCTTGGTCGCCGACCTCATCCCGGCCCACCGCCGAGGCGAAGGACTGGGCCTGTACGGCGTAGTGGTCGGCGTACCGGCAATCGTTGGCCTGCCGCTCGGGGTCTATCTGACCAACGTGATCGGATTCGGAGCGCTGTTCGTCGTCGCGGCGGTCGCGTCGCTGGGTGGCCTGGCGTTCTTGGCCGGACTGCCAACCCGTAGTACAGAGTCTGAGCCGCAGCACGTGAAGGTGTTGGGTGGGCTGCGGGGGAGCGGCCTGCTGATGCCGACACTCGTGTTCGCCGCGGTGACCGTGGCGGCGGGGATCAGCGTGACCTTCGTACCGCTCGCGGTCTCCGCCGATCGGCACGCGCTGGTGGCTGTCGCGCTGCTCGTCCAGGCGATCGCGGCTCCGGCTGCTCGCTGGGTCGCCGGCCGGTACGGCGACCGGGTCGGGCCGGCCAGACCACTGGTCGCCGCTTTGCTACTGGCCGCCTTCGGTGCGGGCGCGCTGGTGTTCATCGGCAGCGGCGTCGCCGTGGTGGTCGGCGCCGCTGCCTTCGGCCTCGGCTTCGGCGCCGCCCAGAACCTGACCCTCGCGATGATGTACGACCGAGTCGACCGAACCCACTTCGGCCAGGTCAGCGCCCTCTGGAACCTCGCCTACGACGGCGGCTGGGGCCTGGGCGCCATCCTCTTCGGCGCGGTAGTAGCCGGCACGGGCTACCCACTGGCCTTCGGCTTGACCGCAGCAGTAGTAGCCGTCGCAATCGTCCCCGCCTTAAAAGCAGCCCGCACCGCCGCCTAACTCAAAACCTGAGACCACCAGCACCGTCGCGAGTTCGGCAGTTGCCGACGTAGGAGGTGCGTGGGATACGGCGTACGGGGGTCAGAGTTTGCGGAGGCGGACCCAGCGGACGGCGTGGTCGGCGCCTTTGCGGAGGACGAGGGTGGCGCGGGAGCGGGTGGGGAGGATGTTCTCGCGCAGGTTCGGGCCGTTGATGCCGTCCCAGAGTGACTCGGCTTTGGCGATCGCCTCTTCGCGACTCAGTTCGCCGTAGCGGACGAAGTACGACTCCGGGTTGCGGAAGGCGGTCTCCCAGAGTTTGAGGAAGCGGTGCACGTACCAGGAGCGGATGTCGTCGGCCGCCGCGTCGACGTACACCGAGAAGTCGAAGAAGTCGCTGACCGCGAGCCCGCTCTTGCCGTCGGCGTGCCGGGGCGCCGGCTGCAGGACGTTGAGACCTTCGAGCAGCAGGATGTCGGGCTGCTCGACCGTGGTCCGTACGCCGGGCATCCGGTCGTAGTGCAGGTGGGAGTAGACCGGCGCCTCGACGCTGTCCATCCCGGACTT
This region includes:
- a CDS encoding PLP-dependent aminotransferase family protein, with amino-acid sequence MADLQVLDLHASLTDRALNSMNFLNEISHHYPDAISLAAGRPSEEFYAIEDLHSYLDIFSRHLCDDLGYDEEAVRRTLFQYGRTKGIVHHLVARNLALDEGIEVDPEALVITVGCQEAMVLVLRALRADPKDVLLVVSPAYVGITGAARLVDLPVLSVAGGNDGVDLEDLVAVVKAARAEGLRPRACYVMPDFANPSGLSLDLESRRRLLTVAAEQELLLLEDNPYGLFPAAGVDRVPTLKSLDTERRVIYLGSFAKTALPGARVGYVVADQTVAAPDGSVGLLADELSKIKSMVTVNTSAVAQAVIGGKLLANDCSLVAANQRERAIYADNLRAVTDGLAARFPGGEVTWTVPSGGFFVVVTVPFAVDDALLEKSAHEYGVLWTPMSHFYDGDGPITALRLSCSSVTPDQIDAALNRLAALITDQL
- a CDS encoding MFS transporter, which gives rise to MTEIACEAPLLPVVARRERLVTRQFALLLLMVLGSGLSMYLLTSVVPLYLAANGAGGVGAGLSTGAMMLSAVAVELLVPRMLGRFGYRGTLGLGLVLLGAPSLVLLLTASLPAVLAVCVVRGGGLAIMVVGAVALVADLIPAHRRGEGLGLYGVVVGVPAIVGLPLGVYLTNVIGFGALFVVAAVASLGGLAFLAGLPTRSTESEPQHVKVLGGLRGSGLLMPTLVFAAVTVAAGISVTFVPLAVSADRHALVAVALLVQAIAAPAARWVAGRYGDRVGPARPLVAALLLAAFGAGALVFIGSGVAVVVGAAAFGLGFGAAQNLTLAMMYDRVDRTHFGQVSALWNLAYDGGWGLGAILFGAVVAGTGYPLAFGLTAAVVAVAIVPALKAARTAA